In Lotus japonicus ecotype B-129 chromosome 5, LjGifu_v1.2, one genomic interval encodes:
- the LOC130719102 gene encoding homeobox-leucine zipper protein PROTODERMAL FACTOR 2-like: protein MERHNNTILIAENEKLRIETLKYKEALNNPKCASHRGQPYVGTMSFEKQQLMIENARLKEDLEKIAKIAKNLAKSSFSNLPPSSPLHTSMPSHSLDVVSYIPQSSMVEQVHGGSNEPQMSTINSTFTESEKTCIVKLAVGAMEEFTKMAHVGAPLWIPTFHTEILNQQEYVRVFPALLGPKPLGFRSEASRETMIVIMNPSTLIEILMNVNQWSAMFHSIVSSATTTEILSIGVPGNYDGALIVISAKFQVLSHLVPTRDNYFLRYCKLHPDGAWAVVDISLDYMRPVATSKCRRRPSGCMIQELTNGFSKVTWIEHVEVEDNVVHDLFINLVNSGFAFGARRWIETLERQCKRIACTITSNIPPDNYSGITPEGRKSLMKFAEKIMQSYCNYVGASPPPPYIWTVHTTPPTGANDVRVMTRNHTDASGAIIGLFISVATSFSLPVPSKSLFDFLQNVTSRNQWDIQTNGFVVQELAHITNGHAPSDFVSLLKANCANSSEKTKIIVQEVCTDSTGSYMVYAPIEIDTLNLVLSGCNPDYGTIQPSGFAILPDGLGLSGGSVTDVASGGCLCTFAYHTLIEGNITEFPPDMVTYLCNFMKCTIERIQAAMMRVST, encoded by the exons ATGGAACGTCATAATAATACTATTTTGATTGCTGAGAATGAGAAGCTTCGCATTGAGACTCTAAAGTACAAAGAGGCATTGAATAATCCGAAGTGCGCTAGTCATAGAGGCCAACCTTATGTTGGTACAATGTCCTTTGAAAAGCAGCAGTTGATGATCGAGAATGCTAGACTGAAAGAAGAT CTTGAAAAGATAGCAAAAATTGCAAAAAATCTTGCCAAGTCGTCCTTCTCTAACCTGCCACCATCGTCGCCGCTTCACACATCAATGCCTTCGCACTCTCTTGATGTTGTTAGCTATATTCCGCAATCAAGCATGGTAGAACAAGTTCATGGTGGTAGCAATGAGCCTCAAATGTCAACTATCAACTCTACTTTTACAGAATCTGAGAAAACTTGCATTGTTAAGCTTGCGGTTGGAGCAATGGAGGAATTTACCAAGATGGCTCATGTTGGAGCGCCTTTATGGATCCCTACATTCCACACTGAGATTCTAAATCAACAAGAATATGTTAGGGTTTTCCCTGCGTTACTTGGTCCGAAACCCTTAGGGTTTAGATCTGAAGCTTCAAGGGAAACTATGATTGTTATCATGAATCCAAGTACCCTCATTGAGATACTTATGAATGTG AATCAATGGTCAGCTATGTTTCACAGTATTGTTTCAAGTGCAACAACAACTGAAATCCTATCAATTGGAGTGCCAGGAAACTATGATGGAGCCTTGATAGTG ATCTCGGCAAAGTTTCAAGTGTTGTCACATCTTGTGCCAACTCGTGACAACTATTTCTTAAGATATTGTAAGCTTCACCCTGATGGGGCATGGGCGGTGGTTGATATTTCGTTGGACTATATGCGACCTGTTGCTACCTCAAAATGCAGAAGGCGACCCTCTGGTTGTATGATTCAAGAATTGACAAATGGTTTCTCAAAG gtTACATGGATTGAGCATGTAGAAGTTGAAGACAACGTGGTGCATGATCTCTTCATAAATCTAGTAAATTCTGGTTTTGCCTTTGGAGCTAGACGGTGGATAGAAACTTTAGAAAGACAGTGCAAACGTATTGCTTGCACAATAACATCAAACATACCACCAGATAACTATAGTG GTATAACTCCTGAAGGAAGAAAAAGCTTGATGAAATTTGCAGAAAAAATTATGCAAAGCTATTGCAACTATGTTGGTGCttccccaccaccaccatataTTTGGACAGTCCACACAACACCACCAACTGGTGCTAATGATGTGAGAGTCATGACCAGAAACCACACTGACGCATCAGGCGCAATTATCGGTCTCTTTATTAGTGTTGCAACTTCTTTCTCGCTTCCGGTTCCTTCCAAGAGCCTCTTTGATTTTCTTCAAAATGTGACCTCAAGAAACCAG TGGGATATCCAGACCAACGGTTTTGTAGTTCAAGAACTGGCACACATAACGAATGGCCATGCTCCTAGTGACTTCGTCTCTTTACTTAAGGCCAAT TGTGCAAATTCCAGCGAAAAAACCAAGATCATAGTTCAAGAGGTTTGCACTGACTCTACAGGATCATACATGGTGTATGCTCCTATTGAAATTGATACCCTGAATTTAGTCTTGAGTGGCTGCAATCCAGATTATGGTACCATACAGCCCTCTGGCTTTGCCATTCTTCCTGATGGGCTTGGGCTGAGTGGTGGGTCTGTAACTGATGTTGCATCTGGAGGGTGTTTATGCACATTTGCATATCACACATTGATTGAAGGAAATATAACAGAGTTTCCTCCTGACATGGTAACCTATTTGTGCAATTTTATGAAGTGCACAATTGAAAGAATCCAAGCTGCAATGATGCGTGTGAGCACCTGA
- the LOC130719211 gene encoding homeobox-leucine zipper protein ROC1-like: MERMLNIEVQQVNHNVSSSQQKPLTSSYGDNNKDGEQSAAVAIQNVEEAPPTSGDNATQVQGQNHNVSSSQPKPLTSSNGDNNKDGEQSAAVAIQNVEEAPPTSGDNATQVQGPNHNVSSSQQKPLTSTYGDNNKDGEQSAAVAIQNVEEAPPTSGDNATQVQGPNQRLKINHHTRHTQHQIEVMENFFKEYHHPNEEQRRELGNSLGLNSTQVKFWFQNKRSQMKVK; encoded by the exons ATGGAAAGAATGTTGAACATTGAAGTTCAACAAGTCAATCATAACGTGTCATCATCCCAACAAAAACCATTGACGTCATCATATGGTGACAATAATAAAGATGGTGAACAATCTGCAGCGGTAGCTATCCAGAATGTGGAAGAAGCTCCTCCTACTTCCGGTGATAACGCCACCCAAGTCCAAGGCCAAAATCATAACGTGTCATCATCCCAGCCAAAACCATTGACCTCATCAAATGGTGACAATAATAAAGATGGTGAACAATCTGCAGCGGTAGCTATCCAGAATGTGGAAGAAGCTCCTCCTACTTCCGGTGATAACGCTACCCAAGTCCAAGGCCCAAATCATAACGTGTCATCATCCCAGCAAAAACCATTGACCTCAACATATGGTGACAATAATAAAGATGGTGAACAATCTGCAGCGGTAGCTATCCAGAATGTGGAAGAAGCTCCTCCTACTTCCGGTGATAACGCCACCCAAGTCCAAGGCCCAAATCAACGGCTCAAAATAAATCATCATACCCGCCATACACAACACCAGATAGAAGTGATGGAAAA CTTCTTCAAGGAGTACCATCACCCAAATGAagagcagagaagagagcttGGCAATTCGCTCGGGTTAAATTCCACACAAGTAAAATTTTGGTTCCAAAATAAGCGCAGCCAGATGAAGGTAAAGTAA